Proteins encoded together in one Candidatus Binataceae bacterium window:
- a CDS encoding FAD-binding oxidoreductase, giving the protein MNLSGVAKFAESLSGEIVLCGDRRFGELRRVTNHAVNLHPAIIVRCANRKDVQRAVDFARRNGLLTAVRSGGHSFAGHGVCEGGLVIDLSPMKRVQIDPARGRVVIEPGVLAGELDCLTQSFKMAVPLGSCPTVGVAGYSLGGGESSLTPMFGYGCDSIVGLEVVTADCKILTAKPGEHPDLFWAMRGAGANFGVATSLEFELHPIETVLSGSLKYPLRQAKKILDFLDGFAPTIPSDLFLIAAVLPHPGERMLDVKVVWSGKKEKGERLLRPLRTYLRPFADSIKPKAYLDEQRGGYDVPEGVQSSHRRGGHFKRLTGDIIDTIIQHASNAPHEASGITMLYWHGPWCAKPHDNAFGFRQTGFEFWVHTYWEKTRDREKSWAWVESFFDAMAPLSTGAVYLNDLENEGEARVRAAYGDKYHRLALIKRKFDPDNFFRVNQNIPPAK; this is encoded by the coding sequence GTGAACCTTTCCGGCGTCGCGAAATTTGCGGAATCGTTAAGCGGCGAAATCGTCTTATGCGGCGACCGCAGGTTCGGCGAATTACGGCGGGTCACGAATCATGCCGTCAATCTGCACCCTGCGATCATCGTAAGGTGTGCCAACCGCAAAGACGTTCAGCGCGCCGTTGATTTTGCTCGTCGTAATGGCCTGCTCACAGCGGTTCGCTCCGGCGGCCACAGTTTCGCGGGCCACGGAGTCTGCGAAGGCGGACTCGTCATCGATCTGTCGCCGATGAAACGTGTTCAGATCGATCCGGCACGCGGGAGAGTTGTTATCGAGCCGGGCGTCCTCGCCGGCGAGTTGGATTGTCTTACTCAGTCGTTCAAGATGGCGGTGCCGCTAGGATCATGTCCGACCGTCGGTGTCGCCGGATATTCACTCGGCGGAGGTGAAAGCTCGCTCACGCCCATGTTCGGCTACGGATGCGATAGCATCGTCGGTCTCGAAGTCGTAACTGCCGACTGTAAAATCTTAACTGCCAAGCCTGGAGAACATCCCGATTTGTTCTGGGCGATGCGCGGCGCCGGCGCAAATTTCGGTGTCGCTACATCGCTCGAATTCGAGCTTCATCCAATCGAAACTGTGCTTTCAGGCAGCTTGAAGTATCCGCTCCGCCAAGCCAAAAAAATCCTGGATTTTCTCGATGGTTTCGCGCCGACGATTCCGTCCGACCTGTTTCTGATTGCTGCCGTGCTGCCACATCCGGGCGAGCGGATGCTCGATGTCAAGGTTGTGTGGAGCGGTAAAAAGGAAAAGGGCGAGCGCCTGCTGCGTCCGCTGCGCACCTACTTGCGCCCCTTCGCGGATTCGATAAAGCCCAAAGCGTATCTCGACGAACAGCGCGGCGGTTACGACGTTCCCGAAGGAGTACAATCAAGTCATCGGCGGGGCGGCCACTTTAAAAGGCTGACCGGCGACATCATCGACACTATCATTCAACATGCGTCGAATGCGCCGCACGAAGCGAGCGGCATTACCATGTTGTACTGGCATGGGCCGTGGTGCGCGAAGCCGCATGATAATGCTTTCGGGTTTCGACAGACGGGATTCGAATTCTGGGTCCATACTTATTGGGAGAAAACCCGCGACCGTGAAAAGTCATGGGCGTGGGTCGAGAGTTTTTTTGACGCGATGGCGCCGCTCTCAACCGGCGCCGTGTATCTGAACGACCTCGAGAACGAGGGCGAAGCTCGCGTCCGCGCTGCCTATGGCGACAAATATCATCGCCTGGCGCTGATCAAGCGCAAGTTCGATCCCGACAACTTCTTTCGCGTCAATCAGAACATTCCGCCGGCCAAGTGA
- a CDS encoding helix-turn-helix domain-containing protein encodes MAEPKYSLPRVMTVRELSAYLRVHPSTIYKLLRRGEIPGFRIGTDWRFNAEVIDRWCLERNMKPDDATERRN; translated from the coding sequence GTGGCGGAGCCTAAATACAGTTTGCCCAGGGTTATGACGGTGCGTGAGCTTTCGGCTTACCTGCGCGTGCATCCTTCGACCATCTATAAGCTGCTGCGGCGCGGAGAGATACCGGGCTTTCGCATCGGCACAGACTGGCGCTTTAACGCCGAGGTGATCGATCGCTGGTGCCTCGAGCGCAACATGAAACCGGACGACGCGACCGAGCGGCGCAACTGA
- a CDS encoding YbhB/YbcL family Raf kinase inhibitor-like protein, whose translation MHLVVKGVHDGFPTDDHCFFHPVASALRRGADAWLLPFASFWAYTCARRLPRLKPSPMLRAAKIWLIGATLQAVCAAAENPQVASIALSLPALAQNGTIVRRYTCDGEDISPAIVWSGIPASAKTLALIVDDPDSPSGVFTHWGVFNLPTKLSGLPENLPQTPALAAGGEQARNDFGRIGYSGPCPPSGSEHHYHFKLYALSRTLRLAADADARTLVVAMRGYVLARGEVVANYGR comes from the coding sequence ATGCATTTAGTGGTCAAGGGGGTACACGACGGTTTCCCAACAGACGATCATTGCTTTTTTCACCCGGTAGCATCTGCCCTCCGGCGCGGGGCTGATGCATGGTTATTACCTTTCGCGAGCTTTTGGGCCTATACTTGCGCTCGACGCTTGCCCAGACTGAAGCCATCTCCGATGCTACGTGCAGCAAAGATCTGGTTGATTGGAGCCACTCTGCAAGCCGTTTGTGCCGCCGCGGAGAATCCGCAGGTTGCTTCGATCGCGCTTAGTCTGCCTGCGCTTGCTCAGAACGGAACTATCGTACGGCGCTACACGTGCGACGGTGAAGATATTTCGCCCGCTATCGTCTGGAGCGGGATTCCGGCAAGCGCCAAAACTCTGGCGCTGATCGTCGATGATCCGGACTCGCCGTCAGGCGTCTTTACCCATTGGGGCGTGTTCAATTTGCCCACCAAGCTATCCGGGCTGCCGGAAAATCTGCCGCAAACGCCGGCGCTGGCTGCGGGTGGCGAACAGGCTCGAAATGATTTTGGCCGGATCGGGTATAGTGGCCCGTGCCCGCCGTCGGGATCCGAGCATCATTACCACTTTAAATTATATGCGCTGTCGAGGACGCTCCGTCTCGCGGCCGATGCGGATGCGCGAACACTGGTGGTGGCGATGCGCGGATACGTGCTTGCGCGGGGCGAGGTCGTGGCAAATTACGGACGGTAG
- the yihA gene encoding ribosome biogenesis GTP-binding protein YihA/YsxC: MKFAAEYLRSTTTVGDYPRWNRVEVALAGRSNVGKSSLLNALTESRGLARTSKTPGRTRALNFFGLGAGLALVDLPGFGYAKMARADAAHLGGLINDYLTQREALAGLVLLIDARRGPEAEELALLAMSDRHDASGVALNPLTIVVAATKCDKLRRSQRAAALKPFAAHGLEPILCSAESGEGLEELRRRIIAIGRNYSRLSA, encoded by the coding sequence ATGAAGTTCGCGGCTGAATACCTGCGCTCGACGACCACTGTCGGCGACTATCCCCGCTGGAATCGGGTCGAAGTTGCACTGGCCGGGCGTTCGAATGTGGGCAAGAGTTCGCTCCTGAACGCGCTGACGGAGAGCCGCGGATTGGCGCGGACCAGCAAGACTCCCGGACGGACGCGGGCGCTGAATTTTTTCGGTCTGGGCGCGGGCCTCGCGCTGGTCGATCTGCCGGGCTTCGGCTACGCCAAGATGGCGCGCGCCGACGCCGCGCACCTCGGTGGGCTAATCAACGATTATCTCACGCAACGCGAGGCCCTGGCCGGGCTCGTTCTGCTGATCGACGCGCGGCGCGGGCCGGAAGCAGAGGAGCTGGCGCTGCTCGCCATGAGTGATCGCCACGACGCCTCGGGCGTGGCCTTGAACCCGCTGACGATCGTGGTGGCGGCGACCAAATGTGACAAGCTGCGACGCTCGCAGCGCGCCGCCGCGCTCAAGCCATTCGCCGCTCATGGCCTCGAGCCGATCCTCTGCTCGGCAGAGAGCGGGGAGGGGCTCGAGGAGTTGCGCCGCCGCATTATCGCAATCGGCCGGAATTACTCCCGCCTTTCCGCGTAA
- a CDS encoding LLM class flavin-dependent oxidoreductase produces the protein MENIFREKECLIAMRFGLNFPLAGPFSDVAIVAQLAKEAEDAGWDGCFVWDHLLLAGAPPLADPWIALALIAQATSRIRLGALVTPLFRRNPAKLAYETVTLDHLSKGRLVLGVGLGSDAFGEISTFGGPLDDKLRAEMLDEGLIVLSALWSGQPFSFDGRHYRLNNAQVVPPCLQRPRIPIWIAGSWPRKPAMRRAARYDGVVPVRGDLATSLTPSQVAEMVAYINGFRSGDAPFEVIHFESAMGSRSAQDRQLVVSYAQVGVTWWIETMPFDPQQFDQACHWIHAGPSG, from the coding sequence TTGGAGAACATCTTTCGAGAGAAGGAATGCTTGATCGCGATGCGGTTCGGACTCAATTTCCCCCTTGCCGGGCCATTCAGCGACGTTGCCATTGTCGCGCAGTTGGCGAAAGAAGCGGAGGACGCCGGATGGGACGGTTGCTTTGTGTGGGACCACCTGCTGCTCGCTGGAGCTCCGCCGCTCGCGGACCCCTGGATCGCGCTTGCCCTGATAGCGCAGGCGACCAGTCGGATTCGGCTGGGGGCGCTGGTCACCCCGTTGTTTCGCCGCAATCCGGCGAAGCTGGCTTATGAAACCGTCACCCTCGACCACCTGTCGAAGGGAAGGCTCGTCTTGGGCGTGGGACTTGGCTCCGATGCCTTCGGCGAGATCAGTACTTTCGGCGGCCCGTTGGACGACAAACTTCGAGCTGAAATGCTCGACGAGGGTTTGATCGTGCTTTCTGCTCTGTGGAGCGGACAACCGTTTTCATTCGATGGCAGGCATTATCGCCTGAACAACGCACAAGTGGTTCCGCCGTGTCTGCAACGACCCCGTATTCCTATTTGGATCGCCGGCTCCTGGCCGCGAAAGCCGGCGATGCGGCGCGCGGCGCGGTACGACGGCGTGGTGCCGGTGCGGGGAGATCTAGCCACCTCTCTCACCCCTTCGCAGGTAGCCGAGATGGTCGCATATATCAATGGTTTCCGTTCGGGAGATGCTCCATTTGAGGTAATTCACTTTGAATCCGCTATGGGATCGCGATCGGCACAAGATCGGCAACTGGTGGTATCATATGCTCAGGTGGGCGTCACCTGGTGGATCGAAACGATGCCATTCGATCCGCAACAGTTCGATCAGGCATGTCACTGGATTCATGCCGGGCCATCGGGATGA
- a CDS encoding SRPBCC family protein: protein MWTILKIVGLVLVVSVGGILIYAATMPKDFRVSRSITINAPPEKIFPLINDLKSFNEWNPFAKQDPSNAIAYSGPQKRQGRWRFVGQQGQSGKGSLAITDTAPPSRVNMRLDMEKPMEGHTNIVFALQSVGTATEVSWTMAGPYPYIQRVFGTVFNMDKMIGGAFVVACWISRRSPRNRPTISGSGESVQSVGILRQVQGICA from the coding sequence ATGTGGACGATTCTAAAAATCGTCGGGCTTGTGCTCGTTGTCAGCGTCGGTGGCATTCTTATCTATGCCGCGACCATGCCGAAGGATTTCCGTGTCTCGCGCTCGATAACGATCAACGCGCCGCCGGAGAAAATATTTCCACTCATCAATGACCTCAAAAGTTTCAACGAATGGAACCCCTTTGCCAAGCAAGACCCGAGCAATGCGATCGCTTACAGCGGTCCACAAAAGCGGCAAGGGCGCTGGAGATTCGTGGGACAGCAAGGGCAGAGCGGCAAGGGCAGTCTGGCGATTACCGACACTGCACCGCCATCGCGCGTCAATATGCGGCTGGACATGGAAAAGCCGATGGAGGGGCACACCAACATCGTGTTCGCGCTGCAATCGGTGGGCACCGCCACAGAAGTGAGTTGGACCATGGCGGGGCCATATCCTTACATCCAGCGGGTTTTCGGCACCGTCTTCAACATGGACAAAATGATTGGCGGCGCGTTCGTAGTGGCCTGTTGGATCTCAAGGCGCTCGCCGAGAAATAGGCCAACCATCAGCGGGAGCGGCGAGTCTGTGCAGAGTGTCGGGATTTTAAGACAGGTACAGGGAATCTGTGCTTGA